In the Sus scrofa isolate TJ Tabasco breed Duroc chromosome 7, Sscrofa11.1, whole genome shotgun sequence genome, one interval contains:
- the LOC100153139 gene encoding LOW QUALITY PROTEIN: HLA class II histocompatibility antigen, DRB1-4 beta chain-like (The sequence of the model RefSeq protein was modified relative to this genomic sequence to represent the inferred CDS: inserted 1 base in 1 codon) — MVCLCFSGGSWLAALTMILGVLSPPLALARDIAPHFLLLVKHECHFFTGTERVRFLDRYFYNGKEYVRFDSDVGEFRVVTXAGRPSAKYWNSQKDILEHFRTAVDWFCRCSYKVYATFLVLRRAEPTVTVYPAKTQPLQHHNLLVCSVTGFYPGHVEVRWFRNGQEEAAGVVSTGLIPNGDWTFQTMVMLETVPQSGEVYSCRVEHPSLTSPVTVEWRARSESAQGKMMSGVGGFVLGLLFVAVGLFIYFKNQKGRPALQPTGLLS, encoded by the exons ATggtgtgtctgtgtttctctggaggcTCCTGGTTGGCAGCTCTGACAATGATACTGGGGGTGCTGAGCCCTCCCCTAGCTTTGGCCAGGGATATTGCAC CGCATTTCTTGCTTCTGGTGAAACACGAGTGTCATTTCTTCACTGGGACGGAGCGGGTGAGGTTTCTGGACAGATACTTCTATAATGGAAAGGAGTACGTGCGCTTCGACAGCGACGTGGGCGAGTTCCGGGTGGTGA TAGCTGGGCGGCCTTCAGCCAAGTACTGGAACAGCCAGAAGGACATCCTGGAGCACTTTCGGACCGCAGTGGACTGGTTCTGCAGATGCAGCTACAAGGTCTATGCGACCTTCCTTGTGCTGCGGCGAG CTGAGCCCACAGTGACGGTGTATCCTGCAAAGACCCAGCCCCTGCAGCACCACAACCTCCTGGTCTGCTCTGTGACCGGGTTCTACCCAGGCCACGTGGAGGTCAGGTGGTTCCGGAATGGCCAGGAAGAGGCGGCGGGGGTGGTCTCCACAGGCCTGATCCCTAATGGAGACTGGACCTTCCAGACCATGGTGATGCTTGAAACGGTTCCTCAGAGTGGAGAGGTCTACAGCTGCCGAGTGGAGCACCCCAGCCTGACGAGCCCTGTCACAGTGGAATGGA GGGCACGGTCTGAATCTGCTCAGGGCAAGATGATGAGTGGGGTTGGGGGCTTCGTCCTGGGTCTGCTCTTTGTTGCTGTGGGGCTGTTCATCTACTTCAAGAATCAGAAAG GACGCCCTGCCCTTCAGCCAACAG GCCTCCTGAGCTGA